In Pyrus communis chromosome 1, drPyrComm1.1, whole genome shotgun sequence, the following are encoded in one genomic region:
- the LOC137707602 gene encoding probable mannitol dehydrogenase, which yields MVANERYIVRFPENLPLDAGAPLLCAGITVYSPLKYFGLSEPGKHVGIVSLGGLGHTGVKFAKAFGSKVSVISTSPGKKDEALKKLGADSFVVSCDQEQMKAARGTLDGIIDTVSAAHPIVPLLGLLKPHGKLILVGVPVKPLNLHVFPLITGRKSVAGGIGGMKETQEMIDFAAKHNITAEVEVISMDYVNISMEHLAKNDVRYRFVIDVANTLAASEA from the exons ATGGTCGCCAATGAGCGCTACATTGTTCGTTTCCCCGAGAACCTGCCACTTGATGCTGGTGCTCCTCTACTATGTGCTGGGATCACAGTGTACAGTCCCCTGAAATATTTTGGCTTATCTGAGCCTGGTAAGCATGTTGGCATTGTAAGCCTTGGCGGGCTTGGTCACACCGGTGTGAAATTCGCTAAGGCGTTCGGGTCAAAAGTGTCTGTGATTAGTACCTCCCCTGGCAAGAAAGATGAAGCTCTGAAGAAACTCGGGGCTGATTCATTCGTGGTTAGCTGCGACCAGGAGCAAATGAAG GCTGCCAGAGGCACATTGGATGGCATCATCGACACAGTCTCAGCTGCGCATCCCATTGTGCCCTTACTTGGTCTTTTGAAGCCCCATGGGAAGCTTATTCTGGTGGGTGTACCAGTAAAGCCACTAAACCTCCATGTGTTTCCTTTAATCACGG GAAGAAAGTCTGTGGCCGGTGGAATCGGAGGCATGAAGGAGACCCAGGAAATGATTGATTTTGCAGCAAAACACAACATAACGGCGGAGGTTGAAGTTATCTCAATGGATTACGTGAACATATCAATGGAGCATCTTGCTAAGAATGATGTAAGATACCGATTTGTCATTGATGTTGCAAACACACTGGCTGCTAGCGAAGCTTGA
- the LOC137735498 gene encoding probable mannitol dehydrogenase, protein MVVTPEQEHPNKAFGWAARDSSGVLSPFKFSRRKTGEKDVCFKVLYCGICHSDLHMVKNEWGSSVYPLIPGHEIVGVVTEVGSKVQNFKVGDKVGVGCMVGSCHSCDSCNNHLENYCPKMILTYGARNLDGTITYGGYSDIMVADEHFIVRIPDNLPLDGAAPLLCAGITTYSPLRYFGLDKPGMHVGVVGLGGLGHLAIKFAKAMGVKVTVISTSPNKKEEAIEHLHADTFLVSRDQDQMQAAMGTLDGIIDTVSALHPLLPLIGLLKSHGKLVMVGAPDKPLELPVFPLLMGRKIVGGSCIGGMKETQEMIDFSAKHKITADIEVIPIDYLNTAMERLVKADVRYRFVIDIGNTLISSS, encoded by the exons atggtgGTAACTCCAGAGCAAGAGCACCCAAACAAGGCATTTGGATGGGCTGCTAGAGATTCATCTGGCGTTCTCTCTCCCTTTAAATTCTCAAGAag GAAAACTGGAGAGAAAGATGTTTGTTTCAAAGTTCTGTACTGCGGGATATGTCATTCGGACCTGCACATGGTCAAGAACGAATGGGGTTCCTCTGTCTATCCTCTGATTCCCGG GCATGAAATAGTTGGTGTAGTGACAGAGGTGGGAAGCAAAGTACAAAATTTCAAAGTTGGAGACAAAGTAGGTGTTGGATGCATGGTGGGTTCTTGCCACTCTTGCGACAGTTGTAACAACCACCTCGAGAATTACTGCCCCAAAATGATACTCACTTATGGTGCCAGGAACCTTGACGGCACCATAACATATGGAGGTTACTCCGACATCATGGTGGCGGATGAGCATTTCATAGTCCGCATTCCAGACAACCTACCTCTGGATGGTGCTGCTCCTCTCCTGTGTGCTGGGATTACAACTTACAGTCCCTTGAGATATTTCGGACTTGACAAACCAGGCATGCATGTGGGCGTTGTGGGTCTAGGTGGTCTAGGGCACCTCGCGATAAAATTTGCCAAGGCTATGGGGGTTAAGGTCACAGTGATCAGTACCTCCCCTAATAAGAAGGAAGAAGCTATTGAACATCTTCATGCTGATACATTTTTGGTTAGCCGCGATCAAGATCAAATGCAG GCTGCCATGGGGACATTGGATGGTATCATTGATACGGTTTCTGCACTCCACCCTCTCTTGCCTTTGATTGGTTTGTTAAAGTCTCATGGAAAGCTTGTGATGGTTGGTGCACCCGATAAACCACTTGAGCTTCCAGTTTTTCCTTTGCTCATGG GAAGGAAGATAGTGGGCGGTAGTTGCATTGGGGGTATGAAGGAGACACAAGAGATGATTGATTTTTCAGCCAAGCACAAAATAACAGCTGATATTGAGGTTATCCCAATTGATTACTTGAACACTGCCATGGAGCGCCTTGTCAAAGCGGATGTTAGATACCGATTTGTTATCGACATTGGAAACACGTTGATATCTAGCTCTTAA